A portion of the Physeter macrocephalus isolate SW-GA chromosome 15, ASM283717v5, whole genome shotgun sequence genome contains these proteins:
- the KCNS2 gene encoding delayed-rectifier potassium channel regulatory subunit KCNS2, whose product MTGQSLWDLSEANVEDGEIRINVGGFKKRLRSHTLLRFPETRLGRLLLCHSREAILELCDDYDDVQREFYFDRNPQLFPYVLHFYHTGKLHVMAELCVFSFSQEIEYWGINEFFIDSCCSYSYHGRKVEPEQEKWDEQSDQESTTSSFDEILAFYNDASKFDGQPLGNFRRQLWLALDNPGYSVLSRVFSVLSILVVLGSIITMCLNSLPDFQIPDSQGNPGEDPRFEIVEHFGIAWFTFELMARFAVTPDFLKFFKNALNLIDLMSIVPFYITLVVNLVVESTPALANLGRVAQVLRLMRIFRILKLARHSTGLRSLGATLKYSYKEVGLLLLYLSVGISIFSVVAYTIEKEENEGLATIPACWWWATVSMTTVGYGDVVPGTTAGRLTASACILAGILVVVLPITLIFNKFSHFYRRQKQLESAMRSCDFGDGMKEVPSVNLRDYYAHKVKSLMASLTNMSRSSPSELSLNDSLH is encoded by the coding sequence ATGACTGGCCAGAGCCTGTGGGACCTGTCGGAGGCCAACGTCGAGGACGGAGAGATCCGCATCAACGTAGGCGGCTTCAAGAAGCGGCTGCGCTCGCACACGCTGCTGCGCTTCCCCGAGACGCGCCTGGGCCGCCTGCTGCTCTGCCACTCGCGCGAGGCCATTCTGGAGCTCTGCGACGACTATGACGATGTCCAGCGTGAGTTCTACTTTGACCGCAACCCCCAGCTCTTCCCCTACGTGCTACATTTCTACCACACCGGCAAGCTTCATGTCATGGCGGAGCTGTGCGTCTTCTCCTTCAGCCAGGAGATCGAGTACTGGGGCATCAACGAGTTCTTCATCGACTCCTGCTGCAGCTACAGCTACCACGGCCGCAAAGTGGAGCCCGAACAGGAGAAGTGGGACGAGCAGAGCGACCAGGAGAGCACCACGTCCTCCTTCGATGAGATCCTGGCCTTCTACAACGATGCATCCAAGTTCGATGGGCAGCCCCTGGGCAACTTCCGCAGACAGCTGTGGCTGGCGCTGGACAACCCCGGCTACTCGGTCCTGAGCAGGGTCTTCAGCGTCCTGTCCATCCTCGTGGTGTTGGGGTCCATCATCACCATGTGTCTCAATAGCCTGCCGGACTTCCAAATCCCTGACAGCCAGGGCAACCCGGGTGAGGACCCCAGGTTCGAAATCGTGGAGCACTTTGGCATCGCCTGGTTCACATTTGAGCTGATGGCCAGGTTTGCTGTGACCCCTGACTTCCTCAAGTTTTTCAAGAATGCCCTAAACCTTATCGACCTCATGTCCATCGTCCCCTTTTACATCACTCTGGTGGTAAACCTGGTTGTGGAGAGCACACCTGCCTTGGCCAACCTGGGCAGGGTGGCCCAGGTCCTCAGGCTGATGCGGATTTTCCGCATCTTAAAGCTGGCCAGACACTCCACTGGCCTCCGCTCCCTGGGGGCCACGCTTAAATACAGCTACAAAGAAGTAGGGCTGCTTTTGCTCTACCTCTCTGTGGGGATTTCCATCTTCTCCGTAGTGGCCTACACTATCGAAAAGGAGGAGAATGAGGGCCTGGCCACCATCCCCGCGTGCTGGTGGTGGGCCACCGTCAGCATGACCACTGTAGGGTATGGGGATGTGGTCCCCGGGACCACGGCCGGGAGGCTGACTGCCTCTGCCTGCATCTTGGCGGGCATTCTAGTGGTGGTGCTGCCCATCACCTTGATCTTCAATAAGTTCTCCCACTTTTATCGGCGCCAGAAGCAACTCGAGAGTGCCATGCGCAGCTGTGATTTTGGGGATGGAATGAAGGAGGTCCCTTCCGTCAATTTAAGGGACTACTACGCCCATAAAGTGAAATCCCTCATGGCGAGCCTGACGAACATGAGCAGGAGCTCGCCAAGCGAACTAAGTTTAAATGATTCCCTGCATTAG